ACGGGCAGCCCTGCGGGTCGTTCAGGCGGCGTGCCGCGACCCCGTACTCGGCGGGGAAGCCCTTCTCCGCGTACGTGACGCGGGAGAGCGCACGGTAGGGGCCCTTGCCGGGCAGGACGCAGCTGTCCTCGCCGTCCTCGGGGAAGTGGGGGCAGATCCGGGCGCCGGTGGCGTCGGTGATCCAGGCGATGGACTCGCCGTAGGCCTTGGTGCCGCGGGTGAGCCGGATGCGGTCGCCGGGCTCGGCGTCGAAGGGCTGGCAGTCGATCTCGGCGGGACTGGCCGACGTACGCGTCGGCGTCTGCTGGCCCCAGTCGGTGCCGCTCTTCGGGGCGCAGCCGCGGTCGCTTCCGAGCGGTACGACGGTGACCGCGACGTCGGCGTCCTCCCAGCCGCCGTTGGCGACCTTCAGGGTGTAGGTGCCGTTCTCGGAGAGGTCGCACCAGCCGTCGGTGCGGTACTCGGTGTCGTAGCAGTCGACCCGGGTGTCACCGCGGTAGACCTCGGTGTGTGCTTCGTTGCTGGAGTCGTCGAACGAGACCAGGTGGATGCCGGTCTCGGTGGTGGTGAAGGTGAAACAGGTCGTCGCGTCGGGTGCGACGGTGGTCTTGCCGAGCGCGGCGCCCGGATCGCCGAACGGCGCGAGAGCCAGCGGTGCGCACTCCGGTTCGGCGGCGTGGGCGGTCGTCACCGGCAGAGCGGACGGTACGAGCAGGGACAGCAGTGCGGCCAGGGCGAGAAAGAGCGCGGCAGAAGCCGCGGGTCTCGCAGATCGCGCGGGTCTCGCAGAAGGACGTGGTTCAGGCATTGAGCCCCCCCAGGCTTTGTGAATGATCAGTGATTCACCCGTGGGTGACCAGTGAATGATCGGGTGATCGTGACACACGGGTGTGACAACCCGTGCCGGAGGGGCTACTGAATGCTCAGTGGCGGCCCGCCACCTTGTCCGCCCACTGGGCCATGCGGGACGAAGTGGCCGTGTTGGTGGTCAGTTCGCGGTGGTCGGCCGCGTTGTACGTCGCGTACATGCCGTGGACTCCCAGCCAGCGGAACGGTTCTGGTTCCCACTTGCGGACCTTGTGGTTGACCCAGGGGAGCGTTGTCAGGTCCGTGGGGCCCGCTTGGCCCGAGTCCTGTTGGACCAGGTCGCGCAGGGTGCGGGCCGCGAGGTTGGCGGTGGCGACGCCCGAGCCGACGTAGCCGCCCGCCCAGCCGAGGCCCGTCGCGCGGTCCAGGGTGACCGTGGCGCACCAGTCGCGGGGGACGCCGAGCACGCCCGACCAGGCGTGGGCCACCTCGACTCCGGCCAGCTGGGGGAAGAAGCGGGTCAGGATTTCGTGCAAGGCCTCGATCGTGGCTGGTTGGGTGCGGCCGTCGTTGTCCGTTTTTGAGCCGTAGCGGTACGGGACTCCTCTGCCGCCCAGTGCGATACGGCCGTCCGCGGTGCGCTGCGCGTACATGTACGCGTGCGCCATGTCGCCGAGCGTCTCGCGGCCCTCCCAGCCGATCGATTCCCATTGGGTGGGAGTCAGGGGCGCCGTCGCGATCATTGAGGAGTTCATGGGGAGCCACGTGCGGCGTTGGCCCTTGAGCGATGCCGTGAAGCCCTCCGTGCAGCGCAGGATGTAGGGGGCGCGGACCGTGCCGTACGGGGTGATGGCGTGCTTCGGCTTGATCTCCGTGACGGGCGTTGACTCGTGGATCGTCACGCCGAGTGCCTCTACCGCCGTCGCCAGGCCCTTCACCAGTTTCACCGGGTGCAGGCGTGCGCCGTGCGGGGTCCAGGTGGAGCCGACGGCGCCGGAGACGCGCACCCGGTCGGCCGTCTCGCGGGCGCCGTGCAGGGTGCGGTCCTTCTCGCCGTACGCGAGCTCCGTGGCGTGGAACTCCTTCAGGCGCGCCAACTGGGCCGGGGTGTACGCCACTT
This Streptomyces sp. NBC_01283 DNA region includes the following protein-coding sequences:
- a CDS encoding NAD(P)/FAD-dependent oxidoreductase, producing MSSTINGGISYWYADHGTPAPREPLPGDESADVCIVGGGYTGLWTAYYLKKAAPFLRITVLEQKFCGYGASGRNGGWLYNGIAGRDRYARLHGKDAAVRLQEAMNDTVTEVIETAKAEGIDADIHHGGVLEVAYTPAQLARLKEFHATELAYGEKDRTLHGARETADRVRVSGAVGSTWTPHGARLHPVKLVKGLATAVEALGVTIHESTPVTEIKPKHAITPYGTVRAPYILRCTEGFTASLKGQRRTWLPMNSSMIATAPLTPTQWESIGWEGRETLGDMAHAYMYAQRTADGRIALGGRGVPYRYGSKTDNDGRTQPATIEALHEILTRFFPQLAGVEVAHAWSGVLGVPRDWCATVTLDRATGLGWAGGYVGSGVATANLAARTLRDLVQQDSGQAGPTDLTTLPWVNHKVRKWEPEPFRWLGVHGMYATYNAADHRELTTNTATSSRMAQWADKVAGRH